In Cryptococcus neoformans var. neoformans JEC21 chromosome 5 sequence, one genomic interval encodes:
- a CDS encoding expressed protein, whose product MEDLTSISRSLREILNSSTQEQGNLTEVVQKYLESDDIGAQRAVCEVILELLEEGDEETKTQRCTLLLEDSALTYISPIIRLSSTAPGTVHSLIQLISRYGRPREVLMALSEALQYVIDRAEGFSVSDDEEDNRPLDDDDVDYESLWAEWQMIISGYIIAIPRLPNVRSTPTLLSLSEEISQSIRSLGPHASTLWSRTCLIMLCSLTDTIWNWAQKTTDKAAAIPLRTVDPHLPDPLPQSLLEDMMPVLCAALSGTSIDAGAVWLWWIANRALESKKEGAQVVNVGYDEMTMLIELLVPLTAQHPNPGMRLALFKLIGTLISLLSSRDKVLALRHLLEPENPFDTVRIESMSILREETASNNDLLSPDLLAQLAPILFPPVTLSDPDSPYNLSSPDLLSSPNPSWWTEVAHYIWFLSTRDSADRSGVRSTYREDIIMWLDAVRSKLNETLSYVQENGNVKEVAEVLPGHGVGFFLNRWADALDRARVALDA is encoded by the exons ATGGAAGACCTGACTTCCATCTCTCGATCTCTTAGGGAAATCCTCAACTCCTCAA CTCAAGAACAGGGAAATCTGACTGAAGTCGTCCAGAAATACCTCGAATCGGATGATATTGGAGCTCAGAGGGCAGTATGCGAGGTGATCCTTGAGCTTTTGGAAGAGGGCGATGAGGAGACCAAAACGCAGAGATGT ACGCTCTTATTAGAAGACAGTGCCCTTACTTACATATCACCCATCATTCGCCTGTCAAGCACGGCCCCTGGGACGGTACACAGTTTGATTCAACTCATCTCGAGGTACGGAAGACCCCGGGAAGTACTTATGGCGTTATCAGAGGCGCTGCAATATGTGATCGATCGGGCGGAGGGATTTTCTGTAagcgacgacgaggaggacaATCGACCATtggacgacgatgatgtcGATTATGAATCATTATGGGCAGAATGGCAAATGATCATTAGCGGGTACATAATAG CAATACCGCGACTTCCAAATGTCAGAAGCACCCCTACCCTCTTATCTCTTTCTGAAGAGATTTCACAGTCCATCAGGTCACTCGGTCCTCATGCGTCTACTCTGTGGTCCAGGACTTGTTTAATAATGCTCTGTTCTTTGACTGACACCATATGGAATTGGGCTCAAAAAACAACAGATAAAG CTGCTGCCATTCCCCTCCGCACCGTCGATCCTCATCTACCCGATCCATTGCCACAAAGTCTCTTGGAAGACATGATGCCGGTTTTATGCGCCGCCCTCAGTGGAACGAGTATAGACGCTGGTGCAGTATGGCTATGGTGGATCGCTAACAGAGCTCTTgagagcaagaaggaaggggcACAAGTAGTTAATGTTGGGTATGATGAGATGACCATGTTGATCGAG TTACTCGTACCATTGACCGCCCAACACCCCAACCCCGGCATGCGGCTGGCCCTATTCAAACTCATTGGGACCTTGATATCGTTGCTGTCAAGCAGAGACAAGGTCCTAGCCTTAAGACAT CTTTTGGAGCCTGAAAACCCCTTCGATACGGTTCGCATAGAGAGTATGTCCATATTACGAGAGGAAACAGCTAGTAACAAT GACCTTCTATCACCCGaccttcttgctcaacTCGCACCCATCTTATTCCCTCCAGTGACCCTCAGCGACCCCGATTCACCATAtaatctctcttcccctgaCCTTTTATCTTCACCTAATCCCTCTTGGTGGACAGAGGTAGCTCATTATATCTGGTTCTTGTCCACCCGTGACAGTGCCGACAGGTCAGGCGTGAGGAGTACCTACAGAGAGGATATCATTATGTGGCTTGATGCGGTCCGCTCGAAATTGAACGAGACTCTTAGCTACGTACAGGAGAACGGGAATGTAAAGGAAGTGGCAGAAGTGCTCCCCGGTCATGGGGTGGGCTTTTTTTTGAATCGTTGGGCGGATGCGTTAGATAGAGCAAGAGTGGCGCTGGATGCATGA
- a CDS encoding expressed protein, translated as MSTTDILFESFAKLIYRFGNPPNSQVTNGPYSPDKIFTSWLNHLRKPFPIHTGKHLFRLLFPHIGSRRRYGLKEQKLALELSKILGAKTLNQWDSIRWDDTGDAGTGCLGRDIEALVKNRSISDDDNRSLLTIRELDNLLDELASSSSFSQLSQLPDAPRPIGKILTILYLDWKLSPYALSVLTQIILRDLRPLQDPIPCLPIRNPTSLLRINAKNSPRQLSLRDAMICWDRRMWDLYNGGYGNVDICADILERNPLLDPSKSHGPLIGVNVAIPKCKKGRSIRDTMKEFTGTRYAEPSKAIWAETKYDGYRLQIHIDVQNPYPKITIFSKSIRDSTQDRLNTHAIICHTLNLPVDPSLPIHRLLSQRIQSTTFCPQPKIQKSVILEAEVVPFNENSREGDRGPGIEEFWWLGHAGVSAGAMNWAYSGKSLPSISGRHLCLVFFDILHINGQGLLNHTYEERRRLLEDVIMVIPGFSQLAERTKISLQHGPEYALDELEAIFKKSNNLREEGLVLKAAESTYINMRWQWVKLKKDYIPNLGDCIDLVVLGAGWDIDRARELRVDTSVFTTFYVGVLTNAERVKSRCETPHFEILFRVSYGCSRDELEVYNENIRLGRWKNKPFDKDDALKRRLIGLSWTYSLQRGMTPPSILFEKPMCVEVMGAGFQKLPASELYELRWPRLQKIYDPRERQWTEALSALSLISTAHSSLGYKCISASSYGQNSPRFQDSIDAAWRSASHLNVTDIPDFPSPSPKSQGQKRSKSEADLTGCRVKDEPLTPRLSPLRRSSGGRVEVVKWEYTKMASKRLRDVMAKGEGMVRESDTEISPLEYLQTATATDAVVDRSIPSKKRRLSASAGLSLSTMPLKEKVQSAKLQDVTVLTMAAGQSIKEPLQKVPEIVTTTMLQKAKNPNVQRWGKPLSLKSRIKLAMRQAGKVS; from the exons ATGTCGACCACGGACATTTTATTTGAAAG CTTTGCTAAGCTTATATATCGTTTTGGAAATCCACCGAACTCTCAAGTGACGAACGGCCCTTATTCACCTGACAAAATATTTACTTCATGGCTCAACCACCTACGTAAACCCTTCCCCATTCATACTGGGAAACATTTATTCCGTTTGCTGTTTCCGCATATAGGATCCAGAAGGAGATATGGGTTGAAGGAACAAAAGCTTGCTCTGGAGCTTTCCAAAATTTTGGGCGCCAAAACGTTGAATCAATGGGACAGTATTCGCTGGGATGATACAGGTGATGCAGGTACAGGCTGTTTAGGTCGTGATATAGAAGCACTAGTAAAAAATCGA TCGATATCCGACGACGATAACAGATCTCTTTTGACCATACGTGAGCTGGACAACTTGCTTGATGAgctagcctcttcttcatcattctccCAATTGTCTCAACTTCCTGATGCTCCCCGGCCAATTGGAAAAATCCTTACCATTCTGTATCTTGATTGGAAACTTTCACCCTACGCTCTTTCTGTTCTCACGCAGATTATTTTGCGCGATCTGCGGCCCCTTCAGGATCCGATCCCATGTCTACCTATTCGGAATCCTACCTCTTTATTACGAATTAACGCAAAAAATTCTCCTCGCCAATTGAGCTTAAGAGACGCTATGATATGCTGGGATAGACGTATGTGGGATCTCTATAATGGTGGATATGGCAATGTGGACATTTGCGCGGATATTCTGGAACGGAACCCACTATTGGACCCCTCTAAGAGCCATGGGCCTCTCATAGGGGTCAATGTCGCA ATCCCAAAATGCAAGAAAGGCAGGTCAATACGAGACACCATGAAAGAATTCACCGGAACAAGGTATGCAGAACCTTCCAAAGCTATCTGGGCAGAGACTAAGTATGATGGCTACCG TTTGCAAATACATATAGACGTCCAAAACCCATATCCCAAGATTACAATTTTCAGCAAATCCATCAGAGATAGCACTCAAGATAGGCTCAATACTCATGC TATCATATGTCACACCCTCAATCTTCCTGTGGATCCGAGTCTTCCTATCCACCGGTTACTGTCGCAAAGAATACAGTCAACTACTTTTTGTCCTCAACCTAAGATTCAAAAATCTGTTATTCTAGAGGCGGAAGTTGTACCCTTCAATGAAAACTCTAGAGAAGGAGATCGTGGGCCAGGAATAGAGGAATTCTGGTGGCTGGGACACGCTGGGGTTTCGGCAGGAGCTATGAACTGGGCATA CTCTGGTAAAAGTCTCCCGAGCATCTCAGGCCGTCATCTGTGCCTCGTTTTCTTTGATATATTGCATATCAACGGTCAAGGTCTGCTCAACCACACTTACGaagagcgaagaaggctgctAGAGGACGTCATCATGGTTATACCGGGCTTT AGTCAGCTGGCTGAAAGAACCAAGATTTCCTTGCAACATGGGCCGGAATATGCCTTGGAT GAGCTGGAAGCTATCTTTAAGAAGAGCAACAACCTTCGTGAAG AGGGTTTAGTTCTCAAAGCTGCCGAATCCACCTACATTAACATGCGGTGGCAATGGGTAAAATTGAAG AAAGACTACATTCCAAACTTGGGTGATTGTATTGATTTGGTCGTTTTGGGTGCAGGCTGGGACATTGATCGGGCACGAGAATTACGAG TGGATACGTCTGTATTTACCACGTTCTATGTTGGTGTGCTCACTAACGCAGAACGAGTCAAATCTCGCTGCGAGACTCCGCATTTTGAGATTCTATTTCGTGTTTCTTATGGTTGTAGCAGGGATGAATTGGAGGTGTATAATGAGAACATACGACTAGGTAGATGGAAAAACAAACCGTTTGACAAGGACGATGCTCTTAAGCGA CGGTTAATCGGTCTATCATGGACGTATTCATTACAAAGGGGAATGACGCCGCCTTCCATACTCTTCGAGAAACCTATGTGTGTCGAAGTCATGGGTGCTGGATTCCAAAAACTGCCGGCTTCAGAG CTTTACGAATTACGGTGGCCCAGGCTCCAAAAAATCTACGACCCCCGTGAACGCCAGTGGACCGAAGCTCTTTCTGCGCTTTCTTTGATTTCAACGGCCCATTCTTCCCTAGGCTACAAATGTATTTCAGCATCATCCTATGGGCAAAATTCTCCTCGCTTTCAAGACTCGATAGATGCGGCTTGGAGATCAGCAAGTCATCTCAACGTTACCGACATACCTGATTTTCCATCGCCTAGTCCAAAATCGCAAGGGCAGAAAAGGTCCAAATCAGAGGCCGACTTAACAGGCTGTAGGGTGAAAGATGAACCTTTGACGCCACGGCTGTCACCCCTACGTAGGTCATCTGGAGGTAGGGTAGAGGTTGTAAAATGGGAGTATACAAAAATGGCTAGCAAACGATTGAGAGACGTGATGGcaaaaggagagggaatggTTCGCGAATCAGATACTGAGATTTCGCCACTGGAGTATCTACAAACGGCCACAGCAACAGATGCCGTGGTTGACCGAAGCATCCCctcaaagaagagaagattgtcCGCATCCGCTGGTCTATCTCTGTCCACGATGCCTTTAAAAGAGAAAGTGCAGTCGGCAAAGTTACAAGATGTAACCGTCCTTACAATGGCTGCTGGTCAGTCGATCAAAGAGCCATTGCAAAAGGTACCTGAAATAGTTACGACAACCATGCTGcagaaggcaaagaatcCAAATGTTCAAAGGTGGGGAAAACCATTGTCATTAAAATCAAGGATAAAGCTGGCAATGAGACAGGCTGGGAAAGTTTCTTGA
- a CDS encoding expressed protein produces the protein MASTRESTPRQPVIEPRAKRTHARRSCSICKLRKSRCELPDLNVPSGPDPLPEDKACHRCKVLSLPCVVDDSNRKQRKRKDPPAGSSGLSQGQETPEAGPSTSKRQEPIPAGPSHTLASKFTIPSQSSIHAIDHSLDLLPGLSVFNGQALAEDPVDNFEKLKRELGARGVDRESGNTLSIKLHGRPLELTCAMLRVAYGRKEKRGKRMKLEDDEIEVDVIIDEAMMARLAPGVSQLMTYHPHLDDLPTMFNEYRRNPEPTIALLIASVAYLASSVLPPDSTIIHLRNELTPFIYQRRDFLLLHHPHTFFALQVLELFITHCPFGILPIQPANLHTLGVAKGVTAAAKDISSQLNFDKLIHQILAGPGLRHSFNCGDIWLWLALNAAEAAAMLEESNPQKPIQLAEARRITESFFKLTDEGACLWQERLGRMEITVLVGRLALCDKIARLEEVLDGMARIRGVLEHSARDPTVDPVRGILAEFEEYTKKTDEIDRRHGAMIAMMQGYSKNIETGWVTYRAIRRRYEFSKLHVTGLRALMATHFLPGSPYAYPDLPSFVSPAHAVAYAIGRACHPPDIVRFIGGTSNAGGASPAVQAVWEWGHRRRVNMEHNLVACAELAQTYGSDLTGMVYTCIVPLHECICIAVESSKILMEMEAGTIHILRSHNQLYKAARPRPWLEIMKQVSQTMHNVSMMMHDDGLGGETLANGASNLIGSMVRVAEKWVTSGQEEAARQGTEEMALDPTQAHQGYDSNTDPHVHNSHRQSGVTSHQQYMDKSDRWMAGNGQSSISHQHAMATPPIHIDAAILNSPDLSHHNYHTPPVLGRLPITTQLDGLLSDMFGYSCNPAQPPQNQATPQ, from the exons ATGGCCTCCACACGAGAGTCAACGCCTCGACAGCCAGTCATTGAGCCTCGCGCTAAAAGAACGCATGCTAGACGTTCTTGCAGCATATGTAAGCTCCGTAAAAGCCGATGTGAAC TGCCAGACCTTAATGTGCCATCCGGCCCAGATCCTTTACCGGAAGACAAAGCTTGCCACAGATGCAAAGTTCTGTCTCTCCCATGCGTTGTTGATGATAGCAACCGCAAGCAACGTAAACGGAAAGACCCGCCGGCCGGGAGTTCCGGTCTCTCTCAAGGGCAAGAGACCCCTGAAGCTGGTCCAAGTACGTCAAAGAGACAGGAGCCCATTCCAGCTGGTCCGAGCCATACGCTTGCTTCCAAGTTTACCATACCATCACAAAGTAGCATTCACGCGATTGATCACTCGCTAGACCTCCTTCCAGGGCTTTCCGTCTTCAATGGACAAGCGTTGGCTGAGGACCCGGTGGACAATTTTGAGAAGCTGAAAAGGGAGCTAGGGGCACGTGGCGTCGACAGAGAATCCGGAAACACATTAAGCATCAAGCTCCATGGCAGGCCCCTCGAGCTGACATGCGCAATGCTGAGGGTTGCTTatgggagaaaagaaaaaagaggcAAGCGGATgaagcttgaagatgacgagatTGAGGTGGATGTCATAATTGATGAAGCTATGATGGCTCGTCTGGCTCCTGG GGTATCTCAATTGATGACCTACCACCCCCATCTGGATGACCTGCCGACAATGTTTAACGAATATAGAAGGAATCCAGAGCCCACAATTGCACTCCTGATTGCTAGTGTCGCGTATCTTGCCAGTTCTGTGCTTCCACCGGACTCGACTATCATACATCTCCGCAACGAACTTACCCCCTTCATTTACCAGCGTCGTGATTTTTTgcttctccaccacccccaTACGTTTTTCGCGTTGCAAGTGCTTGAGTTATTCATCACCCATTGCCCTTTTGGTATATTACCCATACAGCCCGCCAACCTCCATACTTTAGGTGTTGCGAAAGGCGTAACAGCAGCGGCCAAAGATATCTCCAGTCAGCTTAACTTCGACAAACTGATTCACCAAATACTTGCGGGACCAGGCCTTCGTCATAGCTTTAATTGCGGAGATATCTGGCTTTGGCTGGCTCTTAATGCAGCCGAGGCCGCCGCAATGCTGGAAGAAAGTAACCCGCAGAAACCTATCCAGCTTGCTGAGGCTAGACGTATCACGGAATCATTCTTCAAGCTTACAGATGAAGGGGCTTGCCTCTGGCAAGAACgtttgggaaggatggaaatAACTGTGTTAGTGGGCAGGCTTGCTCTTTGCGATAAGATTGCCCGGCTTGAAGAAGTTTTGGATGGAATGGCGAGGATCAGGGGCGTCCTTGAACATAGCGCACGTGATCCGACTGTGGATCCTGTGAGGGGAATTCTAGCCGAGTTTGAAGAATACACAAAGAAGACTGATGAGATAGACAGGCGCCATGGGGCAATGATAG CCATGATGCAAGGATATTCCAAGAACATCGAAACTGGCTGGGTCACCTATCGTGCAATCCGTAGAAGGTATGAGTTTAGCAAGCTCCATGTCACTGGCCTTCGTGCTCTCATGGCAACTCACTTCCTCCCTGGATCTCCATACGCTTATCCAGACCTTCCCTCTTTTGTTTCTCCTGCACATGCTGTTGCGTATGCCATCGGGCGAGCTTGTCACCCTCCTGACATTGTTCGCTTCATCGGTGGCACTTCCAATGCCGGGGGTGCCAGTCCGGCTGTGCAAGCTGTGTGGGAATGGGGTCATCGACGGAGAGTGAACATGGAACATAACCTGGTTGCCTGTGCCGAGCTTGCTCAAACATACGGATCCGATCTGACTGGCATGGTTTATACTTGCATTGTGCCGCTCCATGAGTGTATTTGCATAGCTGTCGAGTCGTCAAAGATCCTCATGGAAATGGAAGCCGGCACGATCCATATTCTCCGTTCTCATAATCAACTCTATAAGGCTGCTCGGCCGCGACCATGGCTTGAAATCATGAAGCAAGTATCCCAAACTATGCACAACGTCAGCATGATGATGCACGATGATGGATTGGGAGGCGAGACTTTGGCAAATGGTGCTAGTAATCTTATTGGCTCCATGGTTCGAGTTGCTGAGAAATGGGTGACTAGCGGTCAAGAAGAGGCTGCTCGACAAGGAACGGAGGAGATGGCCCTTGATCCTACCCAGGCGCACCAAGGATACGATAGCAACACGGATCCGCACGTCCACAACTCACATAGACAAAGCGGCGTTACCTCGCATCAACAGTATATGGATAAGTCTGATCGCTGGATGGCGGGTAACGGGcaatcatccatctctcatcAGCATGCGATGGCTACTCCTCCAATACATATAGATGCTGCCATCCTTAATTCTCCTGACCTATCGCATCACAACTATCACACGCCCCCCGTTCTCGGTCGGTTACCAATTACTACACAGCTTGATGGCCTCTTATCGGATATGTTTGGTTATTCCTGTAACCCCGCGCAGCCACCTCAGAACCAAGCGACGCCTCAATGA
- a CDS encoding expressed protein, with protein MPHPLRFDSSRSSASSSESDSHESSASSYSLPRYTEKPRQYSFTQRASAKLKNALRPSRRSSLPFAYVARRRTTQLALAAGLLILGALLLSEFRYHNERQQLWNKELALQEWEVRHSGDREVNLFAFRADYESKRREEMYAERKRRVDSGSLDKEQLWTAQEDETLQREVNDKWPSWWGNPDVVGQSPFDHRPALLPPRKEKRRLLMLTDYKDYLERMNTHTYEIVDAALRHPHLIVDVWGPGWAGYNKSIPLSANIRKRAHRVSQLEKSKVEFEKKQRKKREKLAEGAEQEVWQRPDWLDVVPDKCSDVRYDVVLTISNIYKETDPHLDFLDCGALMVQQLGDCHSLRCAYEWYPQSNNITLSKYGFELLELFDYHNVKAKYPDWEMGLFGHSPDTGNEWDFWPVTWSEKTSDARIFGFDGSFYPIRTTVTNHLREVGNKELETLISRHPHPGYTVSVPQEARDNPLETYEQNHQYYTTHLKLREDFAKGMRESKICVFDASLERKMIRKYAQAFLSGCVVAADIPTEHESALSKFVIPLKATWSIEQINAAIQYYIDRPEVLQQMAVDGFVYARQHLTTTNKISHILEMADHYREGSRGYEFPYGFSMKCRAYWSDENGYRPPWCRNTQGYRGLEA; from the exons ATGCCACATCCCCTCCGCTTCGACTCATCCCGCTCATCAGCAAGCTCCAGCGAAAGCGACTCACACGAATCAtccgcctcctcctatAGTCTTCCGAGGTACACCGAAAAACCACGGCAGTACAGCTTCACTCAGAGAGCGTCGGCGAAACTCAAAAATGCCCTCCGCCCAAGTCGTCGCTCTTCCCTACCGTTTGCGTATGTAGCAAGGCGAAGAACAACGCAGCTCGCCTTGGCTGCTGGGCTACTTATTCTCGGTGCTCTGTTGTTGAGCGAATTCAGATATCATAATGAGAGGCAACAGTTGTGGAACAAGGAGCTTGCACTGCAGGAATGGGAGGTGAGGCATTCAGGCGATAGGGAAGTTAATCTCTTTGCTTTTAGAGCAGATTACGAATCCAAGCGACGAGAAGAGATGTATGCTGAGAGGAAACGAAGGGTTGACTCTGGAAGTCTTGACAAGGAGCAGTTGTGGACGGcacaagaagatgaaacaTTGCAACGGGAAGTCAATGACAAATGGCCTAGCTGGTGGGGAAACCCAGACGTCGTTGGACAAAGCCCGTTTGATCACCGTCCGGCTTTGTTGCCTCCtagaaaagagaagagacgtTTGCTCATGCTGACCG ATTACAAAGACTACCTTGAACGTATGAATACCCATACCTACGAGATTGTAGATGCTGCGCTGCGGCATCCACACCTGATTGTCGACGTTTGGGGTCCCGGATGGGCAGGCTACAACAAATCAATCCCCCTTTCTGCCAATATTCGCAAGCGAGCGCACAGAGTGTCgcagttggagaagagcaaggtTGAATTCGAGAAGAaacagaggaagaagagagagaaactTGCGGAAGGGGCAGAACAGGAAGTGTGGCAGAGGCCAGACTGGTTGGACGTTGTGCCCGATAAGTGCAGTGATGTCCGATATGATGTTGTCTTGACCATCTC GAATATCTACAAGGAGACCGATCCTCATCTGGACTTTTTGGATTGTGGTGCGCTCATGGTCCA GCAACTCGGTGATTGCCACTCTCTCCGCTGTGCATACGAGTGGTACCCCCAATCCAATAACATCACTCTCTCCAAATATGGCTTTGAACTCTTAGAGTTGTTCGACTACCACAACGTCAAGGCGAAATACCCCGATTGGGAAATGGGTTTGTTCGGCCACAGCCCTGATACTGGTAATGAATGGGACTTTTGGCCAGTAACTTGGAGCGAAAAGACTAGCGACGCAAGGATTTTTGGCTTTGACGGTAGTT TCTATCCTATCCGAACAACGGTGACGAATCATCTTCGCGAAGTCGGCAATAAGGAGCTAGAAACCTTGATTTctcgccatcctcatccagGCTATACTGTCTCCGTACCTCAAGAAGCTCGTGACAATCCACTCGAAACGTACGAGCAGAATCACCAATACTATACTACACATTTGAAGTTGAGAGAAGACTTTGCCAAGGGAATGAGGGAGTCCAAAATCTGTGTCTTTGACGCCAGTCTGGAGAGAAAAATGATCCGCAAG TACGCCCAAGCTTTCCTCTCTGGTTGCGTAGTCGCCGCCGATATCCCCACCGAACACGAATCGGCCCTTTCCAAATTTGTCATTCCTCTCAAGGCCACATGGTCTATTGAGCAGATCAATGCTGCTATTCAGTACTACATCGACAGGCCAGAAGTGTTGCAACAGATGGCAGTTGACGGTTTTGTCTACGCAAGACAGCATTTGACGACGACAAACAAGATTAGCCACATTCTCGAAATGGCAGACCATTATCGAGAGGGCTCTAGAGGATACGAAT TCCCATACGGTTTCTCTATGAAATGTAGGGCGTATTGGAGTGACGAGAATGGATATAGACC ACCTTGGTGTAGAAACACTCAAGGTTATAGAGGCCTTGAGGCATAA
- a CDS encoding arginine N-methyltransferase 3, putative, giving the protein MSYKLTSAAPLSISSSSSVSSDDSDERCSDWASSFGDARQTKSLFDDTVLSTQELALQYDRDNWDFDLKEVCEKLGLDMFGRIRLINLIRNAGLDKDQISALKADDPLLKDDNLLIPVIPDDPLLQYDFDDFWSDDDEPPQASSAGPSNDAQSPESQKVTLLEAELEKARKDLAAMQLLVTKTIGSEDDESMGRQVKVDGKGKGKAVARDDDTHYFHSYEENDIHEIMLKDTVRTVSYARFLLSNPQVFKGAVVMDVGCGTGILSMLAAKAGAKHVYAIEASGLAVKARENIEKNGFADVITVIQGKVEDVQLPVKEVDVIVSEWMGYMLLYESMLDSVLVARDRFLAPNGLMAPSQTRLVLSAITGDRVCRERVNFWNSVYGFDLSTMNAVGFDEGLTEVVDKEEVVTTESIVRDINSHNATVKSLDFHSSFTLSATSATPTTVRAFLTHFDTFFSPLGGDASHFPPSYPVDIRQFGDDEYTCPVEPLTPSSGKTGVEVSFTTGPGGKYTHWKQVVFLLRKPIELAPGEEIVGQFRCKKSDTNSRELDVEIHWAKGKKGEAGERTYTVQAYKVR; this is encoded by the exons ATGTCCTACAAGCTCACTTCGGCTGCCCCTTtgtccatctcttcctcttcctctgtctcCTCGGACGACAGCGACGAAAGATGCTCAGACTGGGCTTCTTCGTTTGGCGACGCTCGTCAGACAAAGTCTCTCTTTGATGACACTGTCCTCTCCACCCAAGAGCTTGCTTTGCAGTACGATCGAGATAATTGGGATTTTGACTTGAAGGAGGTCTGTGAGAAGCTTGGATTGGACATGTTTGGCAGAATCAGGTTGATCAACTTGATCAGAAATGCT GGTTTGGACAAGGATCAGATCTCGGCGCTCAAGGCCGATGATCCTCTCTTGAAGGATGACAATCTTCTTATCCCTGTGATCCCCGATGACCCTCTTTTGC AATATGACTTTGACGACTTTTGGTCCGACGATGACGAGCCGCCCCAAGCTTCCTCTGCTGGCCCTTCAAACGACGCCCAATCTCCCGAATCTCAAAAAGTGACACTTCTCGAAGCCGAGTTGGAAAAGGCGAGAAAAGACCTTGCAGCGATGCAGTTGTTGGTCACCAAGACTATTGGATCGGAGGACGACGAGTCCATGGGGAGACAAGTCAAGGTggatgggaaaggaaagggcaaggcgGTTGCAAGGGATGATGACACGCATTATTTTCATTCTTACGAGGAGAATG ACATTCACGAGATCATGCTCAAGGATACTGTCCGAACAGTTTCTTATGCCCGCTTCCTTTTATCGAACCCTCAAGTTTTCAAGGGTGCTGTTGTGATGGATGTTGGATGTGGTACCGGTATCTTGTCCA TGCTCGCTGCCAAAGCTGGAGCCAAGCATGTGTATGCGATAGAAGCCTCCGGACTGGCCGTCAAGGCTCGGGAAAACATTGAAAAGAATGGGTTTGCCGATGTGATCACCGTCATCCAAGgcaaggtggaggatgtcCAGCTACCTGTCAAGGAAGTGGACGTTATCGTTAGCGAGTGGATGGGTTACATGTTGCTCTACGAATCCATGCTTGACTCCGTCTTGGT CGCTCGCGACCGATTCCTTGCGCCCAACGGTCTCATGGCTCCTTCTCAAACACGCCTTGTTCTCAGTGCCATCACCGGAGACCGCGTTTGCCGCGAAAGAGTCAACTTTTGGAACTCTGTGTACGGTTTCGACCTTTCCACGATGAACGCGGTCGGTTTCGACGAGGGTCTCACTGAAGTTGTCGAtaaggaggaggttgtgACTACCGAGTCGATCGTCCGCGACATCAACTCTCACAATGCTACCGTCAAGTCCCTCGATTtccactcttccttcactCTCTCCGCAACATCAGCGACGCCGACCACCGTCCGCGCTTTTCTCACTCACTTTgacaccttcttctcccctctcGGTGGCGATGCTTCTCACTTCCCCCCTAGCTACCCTGTCGACATTCGACAGTTTGGTGATGACGAGTACACATGTCCTGTAGAGCCGCTcaccccttcttctggaAAGACGGGAGTCGAAGTGAGTTTTACCACCGGTCCTGGAGGCAAATACACCCACTGGAAACAGgtcgtctttcttcttcgcaaGCCTATCGAGCTTGCCCCTGGAGAGGAGATTGTGGGTCAGTTCAGGTGCAAAAAGTCAGACACCAACTCGCGGGAACTGGATGTGGAGATTCATTGGGccaaggggaagaagggggaggcAGGGGAGAGAACATATACTGTGCAGGCCTACAAGGTCCGTTAG